In Natronobacterium texcoconense, the genomic window AGGTCGGTGGGGAACTCCATCTCCTCGAGCGTCTCGTGGTCGGCGTCGGCACCGGCCAGGACGTCCCCGGTTTCGGTGTCCACGTAGAGTGCGTGCATTCGCTCCTCGGGGAGGTCGTAGTAGATCTCCTGAAGGTACGTCTCTATCTCCTCGTTCGTCCCCGACTGGACGACCGGCGCGCCGGCCGATGCGACGACGAAGTTCTCGTTTCGGTCGTTCCAGTCGTCGAACGCCACTGCCTCGCGGACCGCAGCGTCCTCCTGGTCCTCGAGCGCGGACGCGGCGACGCTGTCGGTGATCGCCTCGGTCGCGACGAATCCGAGCCCACCGATCGACAGCCCCAGCAGGAGCAAGACGATACCGAACTTCAGCGCGTATCGTTGCCTGACGACCGATGGTATCAGCCGACGGACGGTCGTACCCAGATCTATCGCGCCCCTCATTTGAATTATTAGTGAAATATTACATCAAACGTATGTAGATTGTGGCCAGCCGGATCGCTCGAGGAGGAAGCCCGGACAGACGGGTTAAAAGTACCGACGGCAGTCACCGGCGAACACAGAACGACGCGTCACCACTCCTTGCAGTCAGGACAGACGAACGCGTCCTCGTCTCTCCAGACGCGCTCGCTGTCGTCACCACACCGCTCGCACTCGTGATCGCCCCACGCGTACGTCGATAGCGCGGACCCGCTGACGTCGTCGCCCTCCGGCGATTCAGTCTCCGGTTCCGATCCGACGGCCTCGTCGTCCGTGTCAGAATCGGTCTCCGCCGTAAACTCAGAGAGGCTCGCGTCGTCGGTCACGGCAACCGATACGGCCGGCCGGGGCTTAGTCGCACCGACTCGAGCCTCGGACGACCACCCCCACTTCCCGTCTGGGACGGACCGGCACGGCCAAGTACCACCACTGACAACCTCCACGCATGGAACCCACGCCACTGAACGTAATCGTGGACAACATCGTCGAGATGAACGAACTATTCACCGACGTCGCAACCGGCGACGGACTCGCAGGACTGCTGGTCCTGCTCGGAACCCTGCTGGTCGTCTTCTCGCTTGCCGTCTTCGGATTCCTGACGCTCGGTGCTGTCGGTAGTCTCTTCTCCTCAAATTCCAGTTGAATTCGTTCTCGTCCCCGCTCAGCTAGTACCGTTCCAAGCGTCAACTGAGGGGTCGAATCGAACCACACCGCTGAATTCGACCCATCAGTTCAGGCTTGGACCGCCACTAGTCGCCTGCTCGAGCGCGTCGCTCGCCCGTTCGATCGCATCCTCCAGGTCCGGACCCAGCGGCGACCCCACCACGATCCCGTCGACGTGCTCGAGCGCCGCTTCGAACTGCTCGGCGACCGTCTCCGTCGTCCCGGCGATACAGAACGCATCGACCATCTCCGGCGTGACGTGGCCGAACGCCTCGGGGAGGTCGCCAGCCTCGAGCGCCTCGCTGACCGCTGCTGCCGCCTCGCGATCGATATCGTGACGCTCGAGCACTGGATCGGCTGCGCCGCCGACGATGAAGGCCACCGGCGGGCGCGCGGCTTCGCGGGCCTCGTCTTCCTCTGCGGCGACGCTGACGCTCGCGAACGCGAGCGACTCGAACTCGCCGTAGTCGTCGGGTCGTTCTTCGAGTCCCTGCTCGATCTGTCCCGCCGCCCACTCGAGGTCACGCGGGTGGGCGGCGTTGATCAGGACGCCGTCGGCGTGCTTGCCACTCATCCGGAGCATGTGTGGTCCCTGTGCGCCGACGTAGACCGGAATCTCGTCCGATGTGGGCTCGAGGTTCAACGAGGCGTCCCGGGCAGTGAAGGTGCCGTCGTGGGTGACGGTCTCGCCGTCCCACAGATCACGGGCGACGTCGAACGTCTCGAGGACGCGTCGCAGCGGCCGGTCGTGCTCGACGCCGAGGTTCGCGAGCGAGGATCGGTCGCCTGGCCCGACGCCGAAGACGGCGCGGCCGTCGCTGACCTCGTCGATCGTCGCCGTCTGTGCGGCCAGCCGTACCGGATGGGTCTCGTAGGGGTTGACGATCCCCGGCCCCAGTCGGATCTCCTCCGTCGCCTCCGCCATCCGCGAGCAGACGACGAAGGGGTCGCGGTTGAAGTAGTGGCTGCTCGTGAAGGCCACGTCGAACCCCTCGTCCTCCGCGAGTGTCGCGAGGGACGCCATCCGGTCGGGCGAGTGTTCGGGCGTCAGTTCGATACCCCAGGTCGGTTCGTCGGTGTTGCGTGTCATTGGTCGAACTCCCACTCTCGCAGTGCCTTTCGGACGAGGTCGTCCTCGACCGATCTGAACAGTTCGTCGCTGCCCTCTAAGTCGCCAAAGTCCCAGTCACGAACGACGACCGCGGGCGTGCCGTCGGCTCCCTCGCCGGTGACGAGATTCGCTGCCGCCGCGAGTTCGTCGACCACCGACTGGACGGTGACGCCGAGTTCCCGGCCATCGCGGTCGCGTTCGCCGCGCCAGTCACGGCTCGCGGGCATCCCCGCCCAGCCGATCGCGACGCCGCGTTGTCCGTGTCGGAACGGCCGACCACAGGTGTCGGTGACGACGACGGCGACGTCCGACAATCCGAGGTCCTCGAGTCCTCGCCGAATTCGCTCGGCGCTCTCGCCCGGTCGTTCGGGCAACAACAGCAAGTCGTGATCGGGCACGTTCGACCGATCGATCCCCGCGTTGACCGTAATGTGGCCGAAACGCGTCTCCGTCAGCAGGAAGGGAGCCTCGATCAACAGCTCAGTACTCTCCTCCAAGACCGCCTGTGCGAACCGCGGGTCCTTCTCCTCGCCCGCGACGTCCTCGATCCGGTCGGCTATCTCCTGGGCGCGGCCGCTGACGGGATAGTCCTCGAGGTCGGCCGTCCGTCCCTCCGCCTTCGAGACGACCGTACTCGCGACGGTGAGCACGTCCGCCGACTCGAGGTCGTCCCCGGCCCGATCCGCGATCAATTCGGCGAGGTCGTCGCCGGGACGGATCTCGGGCAGGTCCGTCACTGGCGTCAGTTCCATACCGGAGGGTTGGGGAGCGGCGTCAAAAGCGCACCGTCACCGGAGAATAGGAACAATAGTGAGACGACTCGGCCCAAACAGGAAAACAGCCATACATCACAAACACGTATATCGACGCATGCCGATCGATATCGAAACGTTCGAGCGGGAATCCGAGTTCGACTCTGAGCGGACGAACGCGGAGCGGATTCTCTCTTTTCTTCTCACGAACGACGACAAGGCGTTTCGTCGGCAGGAGATCGCCGATGCGACGGATATCGATCCGAATGCCGTCAGTGCAGTGTTGAGTCGGTTGAAGGAGCGAAATCTCGTCCGACACAAGCCACCGTACTGGGCGGTCGGCGATCGGGAGCGCATCCGAAGAGCAGTCGATTTCAGTCTGAGTCTCGAGACGCTGAACGAGCGACTCGGTACCGAGGATATGGACGAATGGCGCGACGCCGCTGCTGACGGGCCGCATCCAAACGAACGAGAGCACGAATGAAGTACGAACGCGGAGACGTCGTCGAAGTCGGCGATCCGTTCGACGAGGAAAAGCCCAGTCGCCCGTTCGTCATCTGCAACACCGAAGAACATCCGTTCGACGGCGAGCAATACGTCGCGGTGACGCTCACGACCAGAACGTGGTACGACGAGACGATCTCGGTCACCGAAGACGACTTTATCGACGGCGAATTGCCAAAGCGGAGTTTCCTCGTTCCCTGGGGTGTCGTATCGCTGAACCACGACGAAATTCTCGAGTGGTTCGGCCGAATCGAAGACGCTCGCGTAGACGAAGCGGTCGATCGACTCGTCGAATATTTGCGAGAGTAATCGCTGGCTGGAAACAGCCGTGCTGCTACCGAGGACTGGGACCTATAGGTCGTACGATCGGTGAAACGAACTATTCGTCGGCAAGTCGCTCCAAAGAGTCCGCGATCCGCTCGAGCGCCCGAACGATTCGCCCGATGACGTACAGCGCGACGATGAGGAGACAGCCGGCGAGGATGAACTCCGGCCGAACCGCCCAGAACAGTGC contains:
- a CDS encoding DUF7573 domain-containing protein; protein product: MTDDASLSEFTAETDSDTDDEAVGSEPETESPEGDDVSGSALSTYAWGDHECERCGDDSERVWRDEDAFVCPDCKEW
- a CDS encoding 5,10-methylenetetrahydromethanopterin reductase, whose amino-acid sequence is MTRNTDEPTWGIELTPEHSPDRMASLATLAEDEGFDVAFTSSHYFNRDPFVVCSRMAEATEEIRLGPGIVNPYETHPVRLAAQTATIDEVSDGRAVFGVGPGDRSSLANLGVEHDRPLRRVLETFDVARDLWDGETVTHDGTFTARDASLNLEPTSDEIPVYVGAQGPHMLRMSGKHADGVLINAAHPRDLEWAAGQIEQGLEERPDDYGEFESLAFASVSVAAEEDEAREAARPPVAFIVGGAADPVLERHDIDREAAAAVSEALEAGDLPEAFGHVTPEMVDAFCIAGTTETVAEQFEAALEHVDGIVVGSPLGPDLEDAIERASDALEQATSGGPSLN
- a CDS encoding coenzyme F420-0:L-glutamate ligase; protein product: MELTPVTDLPEIRPGDDLAELIADRAGDDLESADVLTVASTVVSKAEGRTADLEDYPVSGRAQEIADRIEDVAGEEKDPRFAQAVLEESTELLIEAPFLLTETRFGHITVNAGIDRSNVPDHDLLLLPERPGESAERIRRGLEDLGLSDVAVVVTDTCGRPFRHGQRGVAIGWAGMPASRDWRGERDRDGRELGVTVQSVVDELAAAANLVTGEGADGTPAVVVRDWDFGDLEGSDELFRSVEDDLVRKALREWEFDQ
- a CDS encoding MarR family transcriptional regulator, which translates into the protein MPIDIETFERESEFDSERTNAERILSFLLTNDDKAFRRQEIADATDIDPNAVSAVLSRLKERNLVRHKPPYWAVGDRERIRRAVDFSLSLETLNERLGTEDMDEWRDAAADGPHPNEREHE
- a CDS encoding growth inhibitor — protein: MKYERGDVVEVGDPFDEEKPSRPFVICNTEEHPFDGEQYVAVTLTTRTWYDETISVTEDDFIDGELPKRSFLVPWGVVSLNHDEILEWFGRIEDARVDEAVDRLVEYLRE